The following are from one region of the Paenibacillus sp. KS-LC4 genome:
- a CDS encoding AraC family transcriptional regulator gives MDVHNHIAIWSYAYCRLLDVRRVILKFGESTRPYVVPASLFIMCIRGSAQVQVNGEWHPLSRFTILHMGKGAAIDFQAGEHGLEYYSVYYKATIPQPVPQSITQLAERLRPFHTLYELAPSHPVVLYRCLTDMHKDWSKAEALGQLRAKNLLLQFVQELFNQLKLQGTRSEKSDLAAQIIAIIHKQYAEPITLESLSESLNYSVPHLSSYFKSRTGVSPIDYLIKVRIDKAAALLLETDATISEIAAGVGYRDPYYLGRLFKKYKGVSPSLFRAEHSAKQSLEDCPATIMRFSIAPQKTLRYTDGADNDYQRSKEGESVMFSELKPSMAAVLLLSFMLLLSACGTQASSNNAATGAASSTEPSSSPQATATAVPEQEGTKTVSTIMGDIEVPLHPKRVVAGEYLGSLLALGVIPVGTSTHHLSNPYLSEALKDVEDLGDGNGSLEKIVSMEPDLIIMDDMYTEMNDQLSKIAPTVIIPYASLKSVHEEVTYFGELLGKEQEATAWLADYDKRIAAAKEKVLEVIPADSTFSVLEWIGKDVSAVGANYGKGGQPIYNVFGFKPPAAVAAEISDPGWATLSNEVLPQYAGDYIVLTTDRLSIDDLKADPIWSTLDAVKNDRVFIWSKERSWYWDPIAILTQTGELADWLVSTK, from the coding sequence ATGGATGTACATAATCATATTGCGATATGGAGCTACGCCTATTGCAGGCTGCTGGATGTTCGCCGAGTTATTTTGAAATTTGGTGAATCTACTCGACCCTACGTGGTCCCCGCCAGCCTGTTTATTATGTGTATACGCGGAAGCGCACAGGTGCAGGTTAACGGAGAATGGCATCCTTTAAGCCGTTTTACGATTTTGCATATGGGCAAAGGAGCAGCAATTGATTTTCAGGCTGGCGAGCACGGCCTTGAATATTATAGCGTCTACTATAAAGCAACGATTCCACAGCCTGTGCCGCAGTCAATAACTCAGCTTGCTGAGCGGCTGCGCCCTTTTCACACGTTATATGAACTTGCGCCTTCTCACCCCGTCGTTTTATATCGCTGCTTGACGGACATGCACAAGGATTGGAGCAAGGCGGAGGCGCTTGGACAGCTGCGTGCCAAAAACCTGCTACTTCAGTTCGTCCAAGAGCTATTCAATCAACTGAAGCTGCAGGGCACTCGTTCAGAAAAAAGCGATTTGGCCGCGCAAATCATTGCAATTATTCATAAGCAATATGCCGAGCCCATTACGCTTGAGTCTTTATCAGAAAGCCTAAATTACAGCGTTCCTCACTTATCCTCCTATTTTAAAAGCCGGACGGGTGTAAGCCCCATTGATTATTTGATCAAGGTCCGTATCGACAAGGCCGCCGCTCTGCTGCTTGAAACGGATGCCACGATAAGCGAAATAGCGGCTGGTGTTGGCTACCGTGATCCTTATTATTTAGGCAGACTGTTCAAAAAATATAAAGGCGTCTCTCCCTCTCTATTTAGAGCAGAGCATTCCGCCAAGCAAAGTTTAGAAGATTGTCCTGCTACAATCATGAGATTCTCCATTGCCCCTCAAAAAACGCTCCGCTATACTGATGGAGCTGATAACGATTATCAACGTAGCAAAGAGGGAGAGTCTGTCATGTTTAGTGAATTAAAACCGTCCATGGCGGCGGTACTATTACTCAGCTTTATGCTTCTTCTCAGCGCCTGCGGTACGCAAGCGTCTAGCAATAATGCTGCCACTGGTGCAGCAAGCTCTACTGAACCAAGCAGTTCACCGCAAGCAACGGCAACTGCCGTGCCTGAGCAAGAAGGAACTAAAACCGTATCCACCATTATGGGCGATATTGAAGTTCCACTGCATCCAAAACGAGTAGTGGCTGGAGAATATTTAGGCAGCCTGCTGGCACTCGGCGTCATTCCGGTTGGCACCTCCACCCATCATCTCTCCAATCCTTATCTAAGCGAAGCTTTAAAGGATGTAGAGGATTTAGGAGATGGGAACGGCAGTCTGGAGAAAATTGTTTCCATGGAGCCGGACCTGATCATTATGGATGACATGTATACTGAAATGAATGATCAGCTAAGCAAAATCGCGCCAACTGTCATTATTCCTTATGCTTCGCTTAAATCGGTACATGAGGAAGTTACTTATTTTGGCGAGCTGCTGGGCAAGGAGCAGGAAGCGACTGCATGGCTAGCCGACTACGATAAGCGCATAGCTGCTGCGAAAGAAAAAGTGCTTGAGGTCATTCCCGCAGACAGTACATTTTCCGTCTTGGAATGGATCGGCAAGGATGTTTCGGCGGTTGGCGCCAACTATGGCAAGGGCGGACAGCCCATTTACAATGTATTTGGCTTTAAGCCTCCTGCCGCAGTAGCTGCTGAGATAAGCGATCCAGGCTGGGCAACCCTTTCGAATGAGGTATTGCCTCAATATGCAGGGGATTATATTGTGCTCACGACCGATAGGCTATCTATTGACGATCTCAAAGCAGACCCGATCTGGTCCACACTCGACGCCGTCAAAAATGACCGGGTATTTATTTGGAGCAAAGAACGCTCCTGGTATTGGGACCCGATCGCCATTCTGACCCAAACGGGAGAGCTGGCTGACTGGCTTGTGAGTACGAAATAA
- a CDS encoding S-layer homology domain-containing protein — protein sequence MRHFTSISPRFDKMEQNSLPFDKNERVEQGRRGIGMISVMSLKIKKWIGLLLVVTMLTSLMPGYGTASAATKEAEAELAAALSTMLANGGTSGIPDAPVAQPSDISGNWAQGQIEDWIDKQLIFGFPDGTFKPNNKISRAELAAIINRAFSFSEQASSAFNDVPAAKWYSADIAKAQAAGYMQGDGNGSFRPDAPVSRQEAAVVLAKLLKLDTAGSDSADKFGDSNKISAWSKGAVSAALNDGLINGYGDHTFRPTQPISRAETVVILDRALKMATGGTDTADLPTALIKAGTYGPENRKATYAGDLTIDAPDVVLRNVTITGNLVLGEGIGEGDVTLDGVTVLGTTTVKGGGKNSIHLLDSALTRIIITKVNGQVRVVIEGSTAVDQATVTTGATLQVVGGGGASFGTVEVSTAGEVTLSGNFPNVVLVASATVTITDGSVDNLTLTDLAAGAKIEVNETAKVSSLNVGSAATISGQGAITNATITATGVTMAQKPDKVAIAQSISAQIGGQTVQGTLVSSGSSGSSGSTTTASPGPTSSPAPTEPPVSTATPISVTVSNPSTAGLTISLVPPLPGLTTGDLVLTNPEGYTIFNSALSTTDNGSTYQYSGIFRGGDTYALSIAKSGYSFGSSKTIAIPDLTAFTGAILSPDGGKVTLLFTKELARLSVSPAGFAVKSGGEAVAIVSAEKVSGARVDLTLASEIGADHFELSYTPGAVTSTDSKPLVAFKATSIMDGTTAAGIVNYSKLEGKSAAEAADALQEQNGGSLTGAEIGTALLEGGYSGIDVVKMLSEENYFPYPDTTAIFLIEQGYGVTNALITLEEAGLISLGNSGFGKAMKHMGITAKDLFQAMKFKGYGINTAYEESGYFDNNERYAALRQVFGLTEEELAAFLNEKFVSAREAAAVMQASKASTPSSIVTALQRANYTEEQVGEILKSADLFNVNAYRAVALLLDAGFNMHAASKIMKDYYGASADQIVAALALRGMTFAEIVEVIGSGTLGFTQEERWAGLRAAYTTKQVAAQYLKWEWTASELISYLANAHYPAEEVEEAVSTVYSGSRFLDGSIEAMLWDNYTISEVAAGMKRSGDSIKVVAELLASKGYKNIFSAGDEEETIVDMLLKAGFSVIEIAQYLRPFGSRQDSMSTDEMGRVLLQFKDAGFTAVELTNLMSEMIRYSSLRSGGAESFVILMYDMTDLTTDTGRTLTKFSADDIPRVLAARGLEPKEMKRYLSYRFATSLQIAELLKTSFSFDAAELLEVIRTSNSAFCGSACRVNELLRIIKASYSDLTYEEAASVLYSSGFSSNFGAGVFNSDLINGVREVYGGNPNLVPMFRRLGEPLGSLINLSAYSNYSSSSWRSNGYTAIEVLPYLLLGSVGNLQDLKNAGYSLEEIVLAANKVYGESGVTNVTATGLYSAEEIADAAAAVLGQDSKATMARQMRDNHGWAYDTANALRTSYDVTDPVESAMLLQGAGYSQNEVLGGIFYAFCAGNAFSEGTYATLNAVIRSLYSEVTDPLALSLNIADATSPTKGVNIFRTIGYTPVQIVTVLKEQYQLSSRDALRVYLNAGGATPITILTAISSVFNVEAASFVTSQEKTDGKDAYMTRKLLSSNYGYTDELAIAKALADGGYSQEQVLAAMFHQSGNRNILVASILKQNYSVTDLGVVSTWLRNLGESTSSTYQALRSVYPDASTGDVITKMTESGYSIYTIFGQLLDRPESDAKNDSTIAAVRGLGLEAKYAMGMLQGWGYSLKDRFSKLRTTGGYTFEELGEAMKASGETGLSVAAAMASLRYSIQEVAPIVYAMDTRYQVLALYLYGAGWYDPAVLAMGLLEVGCPPEDIITELKSMVDELLLDYVFLKKIEAPIPNWTSTYMAIRLSWTDMSMNELAQSLIKAVDNDEYRETDLFWGLRALVEIGLFDQIKADLPADAGDYLYGRNDGIPFMVLKESGLSANRAAGLMHDLGIQWQPAIMFLIQANYSSSDIASAFFSHYSLDVLLSVAEIIATIATSVSDGKWSNILKILKIVGQVAFNVGMKNYHTDFSGNPDRASTG from the coding sequence TTGCGGCATTTTACCTCTATTTCACCTCGCTTCGATAAAATGGAACAAAACAGCCTGCCATTCGACAAAAATGAGCGAGTGGAACAGGGGAGACGGGGAATTGGCATGATATCGGTAATGTCGCTTAAGATTAAAAAGTGGATAGGCTTGCTTCTTGTTGTTACTATGCTCACTAGCTTGATGCCTGGTTACGGTACAGCCAGTGCAGCAACGAAAGAAGCGGAGGCTGAGCTTGCAGCCGCCTTGTCGACAATGCTTGCAAATGGCGGAACCTCCGGAATACCGGACGCTCCGGTCGCACAGCCAAGCGATATTTCTGGAAATTGGGCACAAGGGCAAATTGAAGATTGGATCGACAAGCAGCTCATATTCGGTTTCCCAGACGGGACGTTCAAGCCGAATAACAAAATTAGCCGCGCAGAGCTGGCGGCGATTATTAACCGAGCGTTTAGCTTCTCGGAGCAAGCATCAAGCGCGTTCAACGACGTCCCTGCGGCCAAGTGGTATTCAGCGGACATTGCCAAGGCGCAGGCAGCAGGCTATATGCAAGGAGACGGTAATGGCTCCTTCCGCCCCGATGCCCCCGTTTCGCGTCAGGAGGCCGCAGTCGTTCTGGCCAAGCTGCTCAAGCTGGATACAGCAGGCTCAGACTCCGCCGATAAATTTGGGGATAGCAACAAGATATCCGCATGGAGCAAAGGGGCAGTCAGCGCTGCGTTGAATGACGGTTTAATCAACGGTTACGGCGATCATACATTCAGACCCACTCAGCCAATTAGCCGGGCAGAGACCGTCGTTATTCTGGATCGGGCGCTAAAGATGGCGACTGGTGGAACGGATACCGCCGACTTGCCCACTGCATTGATTAAGGCTGGTACATACGGCCCCGAGAATAGAAAGGCAACCTATGCCGGCGATTTGACAATCGACGCGCCTGATGTCGTCCTTCGCAACGTGACCATTACAGGCAATCTGGTGCTCGGGGAGGGAATTGGCGAGGGCGATGTCACGCTGGATGGTGTCACTGTACTAGGAACAACAACTGTGAAGGGCGGCGGCAAAAACAGCATTCATCTGCTCGATTCCGCTCTCACACGAATTATTATTACGAAGGTAAACGGCCAGGTGAGGGTCGTAATTGAAGGCTCTACAGCCGTCGATCAAGCAACGGTAACAACGGGAGCCACGCTGCAGGTTGTGGGCGGAGGCGGTGCCAGCTTCGGCACTGTAGAGGTTTCCACAGCCGGGGAAGTAACGCTTAGCGGGAACTTCCCGAACGTAGTCCTCGTCGCATCGGCAACGGTCACGATTACGGACGGAAGCGTCGACAATTTGACGCTGACGGATCTCGCTGCGGGAGCAAAAATTGAAGTGAACGAAACGGCGAAAGTATCCAGCCTCAATGTGGGCTCTGCGGCTACCATTTCCGGGCAAGGTGCAATCACAAACGCTACGATTACGGCAACGGGTGTCACGATGGCGCAAAAACCAGATAAGGTCGCGATTGCGCAGAGCATCTCCGCACAAATCGGCGGGCAGACGGTGCAGGGGACACTTGTGTCGAGCGGATCGTCTGGGTCGTCTGGGTCAACGACAACCGCATCACCCGGACCTACCTCGTCGCCTGCACCGACTGAACCACCTGTGTCGACGGCGACGCCTATATCGGTAACGGTAAGCAATCCATCAACGGCTGGACTCACCATTTCGCTTGTTCCGCCGTTGCCTGGTCTTACAACGGGGGATCTGGTTCTGACAAATCCGGAGGGGTACACCATTTTTAACTCTGCCTTGAGTACGACCGATAATGGCTCAACCTATCAATATTCGGGCATATTTCGGGGTGGAGATACGTATGCGCTGTCCATCGCCAAGTCCGGCTACAGCTTCGGCAGCAGTAAAACAATTGCAATACCGGATCTGACGGCTTTCACAGGTGCGATACTCAGTCCGGACGGCGGGAAGGTGACGCTGCTCTTCACGAAAGAGCTTGCGCGCTTGTCCGTATCGCCCGCAGGTTTTGCCGTCAAATCCGGCGGAGAGGCAGTCGCGATCGTCTCAGCGGAGAAAGTTTCCGGGGCGCGCGTCGATCTCACATTGGCCTCGGAGATAGGTGCCGATCATTTTGAACTGTCGTATACGCCGGGGGCGGTTACCTCGACTGACAGCAAGCCTCTCGTAGCCTTCAAGGCAACCAGCATTATGGATGGAACGACAGCGGCGGGCATCGTGAATTACAGCAAGCTGGAAGGGAAATCGGCTGCTGAAGCAGCAGACGCGCTGCAAGAGCAGAATGGCGGCTCCTTGACCGGAGCGGAAATCGGAACGGCTCTATTGGAGGGCGGTTATTCGGGCATTGATGTCGTTAAAATGCTAAGTGAGGAAAATTATTTCCCTTACCCCGATACGACCGCTATATTCCTGATTGAACAAGGGTACGGCGTTACCAATGCTCTGATTACGCTGGAGGAAGCAGGCTTGATTAGCTTGGGGAATAGCGGATTCGGCAAGGCGATGAAGCATATGGGAATTACGGCCAAGGATCTATTTCAGGCGATGAAATTCAAGGGGTATGGTATCAACACAGCCTATGAGGAATCGGGCTACTTCGATAATAACGAGAGGTATGCGGCGCTGCGACAAGTATTCGGCTTGACGGAAGAGGAACTGGCAGCCTTCCTGAACGAAAAATTCGTTTCTGCCCGTGAAGCGGCGGCCGTGATGCAAGCGAGCAAGGCCAGCACGCCATCTTCCATTGTGACGGCGCTGCAGCGCGCGAACTATACGGAGGAGCAGGTCGGTGAAATTCTGAAGTCGGCGGATTTGTTCAACGTCAACGCGTATCGTGCAGTGGCACTGCTGCTCGACGCAGGCTTTAATATGCATGCAGCTTCCAAAATCATGAAAGATTACTACGGAGCAAGCGCTGACCAGATCGTAGCCGCGCTTGCATTAAGAGGCATGACGTTCGCGGAGATCGTTGAGGTCATCGGCAGCGGCACGCTCGGCTTTACGCAGGAAGAACGGTGGGCAGGACTTCGTGCCGCTTACACAACGAAGCAGGTCGCCGCACAGTATTTGAAGTGGGAATGGACCGCTTCCGAGCTCATCTCCTATCTGGCGAATGCCCATTATCCGGCCGAGGAAGTCGAGGAGGCGGTCTCGACCGTTTATAGCGGGAGCAGATTCCTGGACGGCTCAATTGAAGCCATGCTATGGGACAACTACACGATTAGTGAAGTCGCAGCCGGGATGAAGCGTTCCGGCGATAGCATTAAAGTGGTCGCTGAACTGCTCGCCTCCAAGGGCTACAAAAACATTTTCTCCGCTGGAGACGAGGAAGAAACGATTGTGGATATGCTGCTTAAGGCTGGCTTTAGCGTTATCGAAATTGCCCAGTATTTGCGGCCGTTTGGCAGCAGGCAAGATAGCATGTCTACAGATGAGATGGGCAGAGTTCTGCTGCAGTTTAAGGATGCTGGCTTCACGGCAGTCGAGCTGACGAATCTCATGTCCGAGATGATTCGCTATTCGAGCTTGCGTTCAGGAGGCGCAGAAAGCTTTGTCATCCTCATGTACGATATGACGGATTTGACAACGGATACCGGGCGGACGCTGACCAAATTCAGCGCTGACGATATCCCCCGCGTATTGGCGGCAAGAGGTCTTGAACCGAAGGAAATGAAAAGATATTTATCTTATCGCTTCGCCACTTCATTGCAAATTGCCGAGCTTCTGAAGACGAGCTTCTCTTTCGATGCGGCCGAGCTTCTGGAGGTTATTCGAACGTCGAATAGCGCGTTTTGCGGATCTGCTTGCAGAGTGAATGAATTGCTGCGAATTATTAAGGCTTCGTACAGCGATTTGACTTATGAAGAGGCCGCATCGGTTTTGTACAGCTCCGGATTTTCCTCCAATTTTGGTGCAGGGGTGTTCAATAGCGACCTGATTAACGGAGTTCGGGAAGTGTATGGCGGGAATCCCAATCTCGTACCCATGTTTAGGAGGCTGGGCGAGCCGCTGGGGAGCCTTATCAATTTGTCCGCATATTCAAATTACAGTTCAAGTTCTTGGAGATCAAACGGCTATACGGCCATTGAGGTTCTCCCCTACCTGCTTCTTGGTTCTGTTGGCAATCTTCAGGATCTGAAAAACGCAGGCTATAGCCTGGAGGAGATTGTGCTCGCTGCGAATAAAGTATATGGCGAATCTGGGGTTACGAACGTCACCGCAACCGGCCTGTACTCGGCAGAGGAAATTGCTGATGCCGCTGCCGCAGTGCTCGGTCAGGACTCCAAGGCGACGATGGCGAGGCAAATGCGAGACAACCATGGCTGGGCATACGATACGGCAAACGCGCTTCGCACAAGCTATGATGTGACCGATCCGGTTGAAAGCGCGATGCTGCTTCAGGGCGCCGGTTATTCACAAAATGAAGTGCTCGGCGGTATCTTTTACGCCTTCTGCGCCGGCAACGCCTTTTCTGAAGGAACCTATGCGACGCTGAACGCCGTCATAAGGAGCCTGTACAGCGAGGTTACTGATCCACTTGCTTTAAGCTTAAATATCGCGGATGCAACGTCGCCTACCAAAGGCGTTAATATCTTCCGAACGATCGGCTATACGCCGGTACAGATTGTCACGGTCCTTAAGGAACAGTATCAGCTCTCCAGCAGAGACGCGCTTAGAGTGTACCTGAATGCCGGAGGTGCCACGCCGATTACAATTCTGACGGCCATATCATCCGTATTCAACGTCGAAGCCGCATCCTTTGTCACCTCACAAGAGAAGACGGATGGCAAAGACGCGTATATGACAAGAAAGCTGCTTAGCAGCAACTACGGCTATACCGATGAGCTGGCTATCGCAAAGGCGCTAGCGGATGGCGGCTACTCGCAGGAGCAAGTGCTGGCGGCCATGTTCCATCAGTCTGGCAACCGTAATATACTGGTCGCTAGCATCCTGAAGCAAAATTACAGCGTTACCGACCTTGGTGTCGTCTCCACGTGGCTTCGTAATCTCGGAGAGTCCACGAGCAGCACCTACCAGGCGCTGCGAAGCGTCTACCCTGATGCTAGCACGGGCGATGTCATCACCAAAATGACGGAGAGCGGGTACAGCATCTATACGATATTCGGCCAGCTTCTGGATCGGCCAGAAAGCGATGCCAAGAACGATTCGACAATTGCCGCCGTACGCGGACTCGGTTTAGAAGCCAAATATGCGATGGGCATGCTTCAGGGCTGGGGCTACTCGCTCAAGGATCGATTCTCGAAGCTGCGGACGACAGGCGGTTATACATTTGAAGAATTAGGGGAAGCGATGAAGGCCAGTGGCGAAACGGGGCTTTCGGTGGCAGCTGCGATGGCGAGCCTGCGATACAGCATACAGGAAGTCGCGCCAATCGTTTACGCTATGGATACCCGCTATCAGGTGCTCGCTCTTTACTTGTACGGAGCGGGCTGGTATGATCCCGCCGTTCTGGCGATGGGGCTGCTGGAGGTTGGATGCCCTCCTGAGGACATTATCACGGAGCTTAAGTCAATGGTGGACGAACTGCTGCTGGACTATGTGTTCCTTAAAAAGATCGAGGCGCCAATTCCGAACTGGACGTCGACTTACATGGCAATACGGCTCTCCTGGACGGATATGTCAATGAACGAGCTGGCTCAAAGCCTTATCAAGGCGGTTGATAATGACGAATACAGGGAAACCGACCTGTTCTGGGGCTTGCGGGCACTAGTCGAGATCGGGCTCTTCGATCAGATCAAGGCCGATCTGCCAGCAGACGCCGGGGACTACCTATACGGTCGCAACGACGGCATTCCGTTTATGGTTTTGAAGGAATCGGGACTTAGCGCGAATCGGGCAGCGGGACTGATGCACGACTTGGGCATTCAATGGCAGCCTGCCATCATGTTCCTTATCCAGGCTAATTACAGCTCAAGTGATATTGCGTCCGCCTTCTTCTCTCACTATTCCCTGGATGTCCTCCTCTCCGTTGCGGAAATTATCGCTACGATTGCTACGAGCGTCAGCGACGGAAAATGGAGCAATATTTTAAAAATACTCAAAATCGTAGGACAGGTTGCCTTCAACGTCGGAATGAAAAACTATCACACCGATTTCAGCGGTAATCCCGACCGGGCGAGTACCGGCTAG
- a CDS encoding aldo/keto reductase: MEYLKVHGLDKSVSRLMKGSDYFTHERYDKAAANLDAFFAIGGNSIDSAHIYCGGQSEEVIGRYLKERGNREQWVILTKGAHHDQNGPRVSSEAIRSDLNKSIERLQTDYIDMYALHRDDPAVPAGEVIDILNEHIASGTVRTIGVSNWSWQRIKEANAYAAAKGLVGFSFNSPNFSLAKANEPFWAGCVSADEETSAWHEATQMPLFSWSSQARGFFTERFTPEDRSNADLVRVFYSDGNWERLERAKQLAARKGVTAIQIALAYVLNQPFPTCALIGAQSLEELRSCDEGALVKLTAEERNWLDLTSDRG; encoded by the coding sequence ATGGAATATTTAAAGGTGCATGGCCTGGACAAATCGGTATCCCGGTTAATGAAAGGCTCCGATTATTTCACCCATGAGCGCTACGATAAAGCTGCGGCAAATTTGGATGCGTTTTTCGCTATCGGCGGCAATTCGATTGATTCGGCTCATATTTACTGCGGCGGGCAAAGCGAAGAGGTTATCGGCCGTTATTTGAAGGAAAGAGGCAATCGCGAGCAGTGGGTTATTTTAACCAAAGGCGCGCACCATGATCAGAATGGACCACGCGTAAGCAGCGAAGCTATTCGCAGCGATTTAAACAAAAGCATCGAGCGTTTGCAAACCGACTACATTGATATGTATGCACTGCACCGGGATGATCCAGCCGTTCCCGCTGGTGAGGTCATTGATATTTTGAATGAGCATATTGCCTCAGGCACCGTCCGGACGATTGGCGTGTCCAACTGGTCATGGCAGCGTATTAAGGAAGCGAATGCTTATGCAGCAGCCAAAGGCTTAGTCGGCTTTTCCTTCAACAGCCCTAACTTCAGCCTGGCCAAAGCAAACGAACCGTTCTGGGCCGGCTGCGTTTCCGCCGATGAGGAAACATCCGCGTGGCATGAAGCAACGCAAATGCCGTTATTTTCATGGTCGTCCCAAGCAAGAGGCTTCTTCACAGAACGCTTCACACCCGAGGATCGCTCGAATGCCGATCTAGTTCGCGTCTTCTACAGCGACGGCAACTGGGAAAGGCTTGAGCGTGCCAAGCAGCTTGCAGCGCGCAAAGGTGTCACAGCCATTCAAATCGCACTTGCTTACGTGCTGAACCAGCCGTTTCCAACCTGCGCCTTAATCGGCGCACAATCATTGGAGGAGCTGCGCTCCTGCGATGAGGGCGCGCTCGTTAAATTGACAGCGGAAGAGCGGAATTGGCTGGATCTGACCTCGGATCGCGGCTAA
- a CDS encoding Gfo/Idh/MocA family oxidoreductase has translation MSKKLKWGIVGCAGIAKNAVIPGLHLSELNEVAAIASRDGEKAKQTAEQLQIPTAYDSYEALLADSSIDVIYIPLPNHLHKEWTIKAAAAGKHILCEKPLALTAREAAEMAEAAELAGVLLSEAFMYRYHPRYETIKELIANGTIGEVRGIRSAFTFNNAGDTANVRFRKAWGGGSLYDVGCYPINAARLLLGKEPEAVTVNAQFSPEHDDVDMTAFGLVEFEGNVSLTFDCGMWSSFRNPLEIIGSDGIIEVPSAFITPTPESGTIFVKSGGERKQIEVPYVNAYTAQADHMARAITEGKALTFGAADGIRNMKVIDACLLSARERQRVIL, from the coding sequence ATGAGCAAAAAGTTAAAATGGGGCATTGTAGGCTGTGCTGGAATTGCGAAAAATGCTGTTATCCCGGGGCTGCATTTATCCGAATTAAATGAAGTGGCAGCCATCGCCAGCCGCGACGGAGAAAAGGCAAAGCAAACTGCCGAGCAACTCCAAATTCCGACTGCATACGACAGCTACGAAGCGCTTTTGGCAGACAGCTCCATCGACGTCATTTATATACCGCTTCCTAACCATTTGCATAAGGAATGGACGATCAAGGCTGCCGCTGCGGGCAAGCATATTTTATGCGAAAAGCCGCTTGCCCTTACGGCTCGCGAAGCAGCAGAAATGGCTGAAGCCGCTGAGCTAGCTGGCGTCCTGCTTTCCGAGGCCTTTATGTATCGCTACCATCCCCGTTACGAAACGATTAAAGAATTGATTGCAAACGGTACCATCGGTGAAGTACGCGGCATTCGCAGTGCTTTTACATTCAATAATGCAGGCGACACAGCAAACGTCCGCTTTCGCAAAGCTTGGGGCGGCGGCTCCCTCTATGACGTAGGCTGCTACCCGATTAATGCAGCCCGCCTACTGCTCGGCAAGGAGCCTGAAGCGGTAACGGTGAACGCTCAATTTTCACCCGAGCATGACGATGTAGATATGACGGCGTTCGGATTAGTCGAATTCGAGGGCAATGTATCACTCACCTTCGATTGCGGCATGTGGTCTTCTTTCCGCAACCCGCTTGAGATAATAGGCAGCGATGGAATAATCGAGGTTCCTTCTGCTTTTATAACGCCTACACCAGAAAGCGGCACGATTTTCGTCAAATCTGGCGGCGAGCGCAAGCAGATTGAAGTCCCTTATGTCAATGCCTATACCGCGCAAGCGGACCATATGGCACGAGCCATTACAGAAGGCAAAGCTTTAACCTTCGGAGCTGCGGATGGCATCCGCAATATGAAAGTAATTGATGCCTGCCTGCTGTCTGCACGCGAGCGTCAAAGGGTTATTTTATAA
- a CDS encoding S-layer homology domain-containing protein, which produces MLYYLLLFSDNCRIGGALAAELTVKGVYGDKTFEITKYNRYVQRSIAIPTGIDPSKITTGIVVEPDGTVRHVPTKVVKEEQAYFAQINSLTNSTYAIVWHPYEFSDVASHWSKTAVNDMGSRMIIEGDTQGLFHPNREITRAEFAAVIVRELGLRLENGAAAFSDVSASDWYSSAIYTAHAYDLINGFEDGAFRPNDKITREQAMVIIAKAMTITNLKAQPANASAQQTLLPYKDASKAAEWAKNGIADSVLAGIVSGRTSTELAPKAFITRAEVAAIMQRLLQKSDLIQ; this is translated from the coding sequence TTGTTATATTATCTACTGTTATTTTCAGATAATTGTAGGATTGGGGGAGCGCTAGCGGCAGAATTAACGGTCAAGGGTGTCTACGGCGATAAAACCTTTGAAATTACAAAATACAATCGTTATGTGCAGCGTTCGATTGCCATTCCAACTGGCATAGACCCAAGCAAAATTACAACGGGAATTGTCGTTGAACCGGATGGAACCGTACGTCATGTTCCAACAAAGGTCGTTAAGGAGGAACAGGCTTATTTTGCACAAATTAATAGCTTGACCAACAGTACGTATGCCATTGTATGGCATCCCTATGAGTTTAGCGATGTTGCTTCGCATTGGTCCAAAACTGCAGTCAACGATATGGGCTCGCGAATGATTATTGAGGGCGATACACAAGGACTCTTTCATCCTAACCGCGAAATTACACGCGCAGAGTTTGCAGCTGTAATTGTCCGAGAACTAGGCTTGCGCCTGGAAAACGGTGCGGCAGCCTTTTCAGATGTATCAGCCTCAGACTGGTATAGCTCTGCTATTTATACCGCTCATGCCTATGATTTAATCAATGGTTTTGAAGATGGAGCCTTCCGTCCAAACGACAAAATAACGCGGGAGCAGGCCATGGTGATTATCGCCAAAGCCATGACCATTACGAATTTAAAGGCTCAGCCTGCCAATGCCTCAGCTCAACAAACCTTACTCCCTTATAAGGATGCGTCCAAGGCTGCCGAATGGGCGAAAAACGGCATTGCCGACAGCGTGCTTGCAGGCATTGTATCCGGGCGAACCAGCACCGAGCTGGCTCCTAAAGCCTTTATCACTAGAGCAGAGGTTGCTGCCATTATGCAAAGACTGCTGCAAAAATCAGACCTGATTCAATAA